The following proteins come from a genomic window of Gallus gallus isolate bGalGal1 chromosome 22, bGalGal1.mat.broiler.GRCg7b, whole genome shotgun sequence:
- the LOC107051325 gene encoding uncharacterized protein C8orf58 homolog: MGGAETSPRPVCGVTAGRPQKGRGAETPRSRSCIRRQRRRGGAGGDPKDCGGGDPKTRGDGNPEERGNGDPINCAIGDPKAHGIWVPRKRDIGDPKDCGNGDPINCAIGDPKTCAIGDPKAHGIWVPRKNGIEDPKDCGNGDPINCAMGDPKECGNGDPINCAMGDPKAHGIWVPRECGIGDPKDCGNGDPKDCAIGDPKTCAIGDPINCAIGDLEECGNGDPINCAMGDPKAHGIWVPRERGIGDPKDCGNGDPKNCAMGDPKQCRIGVPKECGERDPKEHWNGVPKGRAIWDPKSCAIGNPKSCAIVDIKSCPTGDPQSYATGGPKSCTIGDSKSCAIGNPKSCATRDPKSCPIGNPKSFTIGDPKSCAIGDPQSCAIGNPKSCTSGDPQNYVTGFPKSCAIGNPKSCTTGDPKSCAIGDPQSFAIGFPKSCAIGDPKSCAIGNPKSCAIGDPKICTIGEPQSYATGFPKSCAIENPKNCATGDPKSCAIGNPQSYAIGFPKSCAIGDPKICTTGDPQSCAIGDRQSCAIGNPKSCAIGDPQSCATGDPKSCAIGDPQSCAIGDPKNRTIGDPQSCAIGFPKSCAIGNPKSCAIGDPQSCAIGDPKSCATGDRQSYAIGFPKSCAIGNPKSCAIGDPQSCAVAAAPPAAGLRYLELICRTMERVARLQEDNRRLRQWGGAARAGGGPGSLRAPQRPPTDGGGDLGTGRAERFRTRSCSDSRVAAHSPTRQWGHSVSSPTLLDPTEPPPAPHKDGRSHWGRVKVLLNRFTRRSLRGR, from the exons ATGGGCGGCGCTGAAACCTCACCCCGACCCGTTTGTGGGGTCACGGCCGggagaccccaaaagggacGTGGCGCTGAGACCCCCCGCAGCCGCAGCTGCATCCGCAGGCAGagacggcgcggcggggccgggggggaccccaaagacTGCGGCggtggggaccccaaaacccgGGGCGATGGGAACCCCGAGGAGCGCGGCAATGGGGACCCCATAAACTGTGCCATCGGGGACCCCAAAGCTCATGGTATTTGGGTCCCCAGAAAGCGTGACATTGGAGACCCCAAAGACTGTGGCAATGGGGACCCCATAAACTGTGCCattggggaccccaaaacctgTGCCATTGGGGACCCCAAAGCTCACGGTATTTGGGTCCCCAGAAAGAATGGCATTGAAGACCCCAAAGACTGTGGCAATGGGGACCCCATAAACTGTGCCATGGGGGACCCCAAGGAGTGCGGCAATGGGGACCCCATAAACTGTGCcatgggggaccccaaagctCACGGTATTTGGGTCCCCAGAGAGTGCGGCATTGGAGACCCCAAAGACTGTGGCAATGGGGACCCCAAAGACTGTGCCattggggaccccaaaacctgTGCCATTGGGGACCCCATAAACTGCGCCATTGGGGACCTCGAGGAGTGCGGCAATGGGGACCCCATAAACTGTGCcatgggggaccccaaagctCACGGTATTTGGGTCCCCAGAGAGCGTGGCATTGGAGACCCCAAAGACTGTGgcaatggggaccccaaaaactGTGCCATGGGGGATCCCAAACAATGCAGAATTGGGGTTCCCAAGGAGTGTGGcgaaagggaccccaaagagcATTGGAATGGGGTGCCCAAAGGCCGTGCTATATGGGACCCCAAAAGCTGTGCCATTGGGAACCCCAAAAGCTGTGCCATTGTGGACATCAAAAGCTGTCCCACTGGGGACCCCCAAAGCTATGCCACTGGGGGCCCTAAGAGCTGCACTATTGGGGACTCTAAAAGCTGCGCCATTGGGAACCCCAAAAGCTGTGCCACTAGGGACCCTAAAAGCTGTCCCATTGGGAACCCCAAAAGCTTCACCATTGGGGACCCTAAAAGCTGCGCCATTGGGGACCCCCAAAGCTGCGCCATTGGGAACCCTAAAAGCTGCACCAGTGGGGACCCCCAAAACTATGTCACCGGGTTCCCTAAGAGCTGCGCCATTGGGAACCCCAAAAGCTGCACCACTGGAGACCCTAAAAGCTGTGCCATTGGGGACCCCCAAAGCTTTGCCATTGGGTTCCCTAAGAGCTGCGCCATTGGGGACCCCAAAAGCTGCGCCATTGGGAACCCTAAAAGCTGCGCcattggggaccccaaaatctgCACCATTGGGGAACCCCAAAGCTATGCCACCGGGTTCCCTAAGAGCTGTGCCATTGAGAACCCTAAAAACTGTGCTACTGGGGACCCTAAGAGCTGCGCCATTGGGAACCCCCAAAGCTACGCCATTGGGTTTCCTAAGAGCTGCGCcattggggaccccaaaatctgCACCACTGGGGACCCCCAAAGCTGTGCCATTGGAGACCGCCAAAGCTGCGCCATTGGGAACCCTAAAAGCTGCGCCATTGGGGACCCCCAAAGCTGCGCCACTGGGGACCCTAAAAGCTGTGCCATTGGGGACCCCCAAAGCTGTGCcattggggaccccaaaaaccgCACCATTGGGGACCCCCAAAGCTGCGCCATTGGGTTCCCTAAGAGCTGCGCCATTGGGAACCCCAAAAGCTGCGCCATTGGGGACCCCCAAAGCTGCGCCATTGGGGACCCTAAAAGCTGTGCCACTGGAGACCGCCAAAGCTACGCCATTGGGTTCCCTAAGAGCTGCGCCATTGGGAACCCCAAAAGCTGCGCCATTGGGGACCCCCAAAGCTGCGCCGTCGCGGCCGCCCCCCCCGCCGCGGGGTTGCGGTACCTGGAGCTCATCTGCCGCACGATGGAGCGCGTGGCGCGGCTGCAGGAGGACAACCGCCGGCTGCGGCAGtgggggggggcggcgcgggcCGGGGGGGGTCCCGGATCTCTGcgcgccccacagcgccccccgACCGACGGCGGCGGCGATTTGGGGACGGGGAGAGCGGAGCGCTTCCGGACGCGTTCGTGTTCCGACAGCCGCGTGGCAG CGCACAGCCCCACACGGCAGTGGGGGCACTCCGTCAGCTCCCCCACCCTGCTGGATCCCACCGAGCCCCCCCCGGCGCCCCATAAG GACGGCCGCTCTCATTGGGGTCGGGTGAAGGTGCTGCTCAACCGCTTCACCCGGCGCTCACTGCGGGGCCGCTga
- the BIN3 gene encoding bridging integrator 3 isoform X5 produces MKKSTDADLAMSKAAVKISSDLLSNPLCEQDAAFLGVVTAFDTAMRRMDSFNQEKVNQIQKTVIEPLKKFGSVFPSLNMAVKRREQTLQEYRRLQAKVEKYEEKERSGPGLAKLHQAREELRPVRADFEAKNQQLLQEMPKFYSSRSDYFTPSFEALLRAQVVFYSEMRSIFGDLTAQIGRAALSDELRERENEGRLGELRALSIVGDD; encoded by the exons atGAAGAAAAGCACGGATGCGGATTTGG CCATGTCCAAAGCGGCCGTGAAGATCTCTTCGGACCTTCTGTCCAACCCGCTGTGCGAGCAGGACGCCGCCTTCCTCGGCGTGGTCACCGCCTTCGACACCGCCATGAGGAGGATGGACTCCTTCAACCAGGAGAAG GTGAATCAGATCCAGAAGACGGTCATTGAGCCCTTGAAAAA GTTCGGCAGTGTGTTCCCCAGCCTCAATATGGCCGTGAAGCGGCGCGAGCAAACGCTGCAGGAGTACCGGCGGCTGCAGGCCAAGGTGGAGAAGTACGAGGAGAAGGAACGCAGCGGACCCGGGCTGGCCAAGCTGCACCAG GCGCGGGAGGAGCTGCGCCCCGTGAGGGCGGACTTCGAAGCCAAAAAccaacagctgctgcaggagatgccCAAATTCTACAGCAGCCGCAGCGATTACTTCACGCCGAGCTTTGAGGCGCTGCTCCGCGCGCAG GTGGTGTTCTACTCGGAGATGCGCTCCATCTTTGGGGACCTCACGGCGCAGATCGGCCGCGCGGCGCTCAGCGACGAACTGCGGGAGCGCGAGAATGAGGGGCGGCTCGGAGAGCTGCGGGCGCTCAGCATTGTGGGAGACGACTGA
- the BIN3 gene encoding bridging integrator 3 isoform X4 → MGSCSSECRPRRLEEQTKKLQKDMKKSTDADLAMSKAAVKISSDLLSNPLCEQDAAFLGVVTAFDTAMRRMDSFNQEKVNQIQKTVIEPLKKFGSVFPSLNMAVKRREQTLQEYRRLQAKVEKYEEKERSGPGLAKLHQAREELRPVRADFEAKNQQLLQEMPKFYSSRSDYFTPSFEALLRAQVVFYSEMRSIFGDLTAQIGRAALSDELRERENEGRLGELRALSIVGDD, encoded by the exons ATGggaagctgcagcagtgagTGTCGGCCGCGGCG ACTGGAGGAGCAGAccaaaaagctgcagaaggacatGAAGAAAAGCACGGATGCGGATTTGG CCATGTCCAAAGCGGCCGTGAAGATCTCTTCGGACCTTCTGTCCAACCCGCTGTGCGAGCAGGACGCCGCCTTCCTCGGCGTGGTCACCGCCTTCGACACCGCCATGAGGAGGATGGACTCCTTCAACCAGGAGAAG GTGAATCAGATCCAGAAGACGGTCATTGAGCCCTTGAAAAA GTTCGGCAGTGTGTTCCCCAGCCTCAATATGGCCGTGAAGCGGCGCGAGCAAACGCTGCAGGAGTACCGGCGGCTGCAGGCCAAGGTGGAGAAGTACGAGGAGAAGGAACGCAGCGGACCCGGGCTGGCCAAGCTGCACCAG GCGCGGGAGGAGCTGCGCCCCGTGAGGGCGGACTTCGAAGCCAAAAAccaacagctgctgcaggagatgccCAAATTCTACAGCAGCCGCAGCGATTACTTCACGCCGAGCTTTGAGGCGCTGCTCCGCGCGCAG GTGGTGTTCTACTCGGAGATGCGCTCCATCTTTGGGGACCTCACGGCGCAGATCGGCCGCGCGGCGCTCAGCGACGAACTGCGGGAGCGCGAGAATGAGGGGCGGCTCGGAGAGCTGCGGGCGCTCAGCATTGTGGGAGACGACTGA
- the BIN3 gene encoding bridging integrator 3 isoform X2, with the protein MSWIPFKIGQPKKQIVPKTVERDFEREYGKLQQLEEQTKKLQKDMKKSTDADLAMSKAAVKISSDLLSNPLCEQDAAFLGVVTAFDTAMRRMDSFNQEKVNQIQKTVIEPLKKFGSVFPSLNMAVKRREQTLQEYRRLQAKVEKYEEKERSGPGLAKLHQAREELRPVRADFEAKNQQLLQEMPKFYSSRSDYFTPSFEALLRAQVVFYSEMRSIFGDLTAQIGRAALSDELRERENEGRLGELRALSIVGDD; encoded by the exons GTGGAGAGGGACTTCGAGAGGGAGTATGggaagctgcagca ACTGGAGGAGCAGAccaaaaagctgcagaaggacatGAAGAAAAGCACGGATGCGGATTTGG CCATGTCCAAAGCGGCCGTGAAGATCTCTTCGGACCTTCTGTCCAACCCGCTGTGCGAGCAGGACGCCGCCTTCCTCGGCGTGGTCACCGCCTTCGACACCGCCATGAGGAGGATGGACTCCTTCAACCAGGAGAAG GTGAATCAGATCCAGAAGACGGTCATTGAGCCCTTGAAAAA GTTCGGCAGTGTGTTCCCCAGCCTCAATATGGCCGTGAAGCGGCGCGAGCAAACGCTGCAGGAGTACCGGCGGCTGCAGGCCAAGGTGGAGAAGTACGAGGAGAAGGAACGCAGCGGACCCGGGCTGGCCAAGCTGCACCAG GCGCGGGAGGAGCTGCGCCCCGTGAGGGCGGACTTCGAAGCCAAAAAccaacagctgctgcaggagatgccCAAATTCTACAGCAGCCGCAGCGATTACTTCACGCCGAGCTTTGAGGCGCTGCTCCGCGCGCAG GTGGTGTTCTACTCGGAGATGCGCTCCATCTTTGGGGACCTCACGGCGCAGATCGGCCGCGCGGCGCTCAGCGACGAACTGCGGGAGCGCGAGAATGAGGGGCGGCTCGGAGAGCTGCGGGCGCTCAGCATTGTGGGAGACGACTGA
- the BIN3 gene encoding bridging integrator 3 isoform X3: MSWWRGTSRGSMGSCSSECRPRRLEEQTKKLQKDMKKSTDADLAMSKAAVKISSDLLSNPLCEQDAAFLGVVTAFDTAMRRMDSFNQEKVNQIQKTVIEPLKKFGSVFPSLNMAVKRREQTLQEYRRLQAKVEKYEEKERSGPGLAKLHQAREELRPVRADFEAKNQQLLQEMPKFYSSRSDYFTPSFEALLRAQVVFYSEMRSIFGDLTAQIGRAALSDELRERENEGRLGELRALSIVGDD; this comes from the exons GTGGAGAGGGACTTCGAGAGGGAGTATGggaagctgcagcagtgagTGTCGGCCGCGGCG ACTGGAGGAGCAGAccaaaaagctgcagaaggacatGAAGAAAAGCACGGATGCGGATTTGG CCATGTCCAAAGCGGCCGTGAAGATCTCTTCGGACCTTCTGTCCAACCCGCTGTGCGAGCAGGACGCCGCCTTCCTCGGCGTGGTCACCGCCTTCGACACCGCCATGAGGAGGATGGACTCCTTCAACCAGGAGAAG GTGAATCAGATCCAGAAGACGGTCATTGAGCCCTTGAAAAA GTTCGGCAGTGTGTTCCCCAGCCTCAATATGGCCGTGAAGCGGCGCGAGCAAACGCTGCAGGAGTACCGGCGGCTGCAGGCCAAGGTGGAGAAGTACGAGGAGAAGGAACGCAGCGGACCCGGGCTGGCCAAGCTGCACCAG GCGCGGGAGGAGCTGCGCCCCGTGAGGGCGGACTTCGAAGCCAAAAAccaacagctgctgcaggagatgccCAAATTCTACAGCAGCCGCAGCGATTACTTCACGCCGAGCTTTGAGGCGCTGCTCCGCGCGCAG GTGGTGTTCTACTCGGAGATGCGCTCCATCTTTGGGGACCTCACGGCGCAGATCGGCCGCGCGGCGCTCAGCGACGAACTGCGGGAGCGCGAGAATGAGGGGCGGCTCGGAGAGCTGCGGGCGCTCAGCATTGTGGGAGACGACTGA